In Roseisolibacter agri, a genomic segment contains:
- a CDS encoding vWA domain-containing protein translates to METSPTPDAGGATRSADELGMPLPPMPEAVDAAAATNAPPSPASATDAIVTEPLAPDPNAGANVDANAGAGTAAAPITAAPAPAPRAKTKGVADIVFLVDVTGSMAPIIDALRRNIEVFVDSLSQGDANNAAPVKDWRGKVVGYRDIDHAESEGLPWIEDHPFVRDAVALKAQLGTLQAQGGGDEPESLLDALYTIATMEATPKGAQSEDPGKWRYRSEAARVVVVFTDASFKETLQIPQAKGGSLQDVANVVMANRIILSLFAPNFEGYDRLSQIDKSEWEVVEYEGLSPQEALQKYTADAANFRTTLKQLAASVSKSAETVAL, encoded by the coding sequence GACCTCGCCGACCCCCGACGCCGGCGGCGCGACGCGCAGCGCCGACGAGCTCGGTATGCCACTGCCGCCCATGCCGGAGGCGGTCGACGCCGCCGCCGCGACCAACGCGCCGCCGAGCCCCGCGTCCGCGACCGATGCGATCGTGACCGAGCCGCTCGCGCCCGATCCGAACGCGGGCGCGAACGTGGATGCGAACGCGGGTGCCGGGACGGCCGCGGCGCCGATCACCGCCGCACCCGCGCCCGCGCCGCGCGCGAAGACGAAGGGCGTCGCCGACATCGTCTTCCTCGTCGACGTCACCGGCAGCATGGCGCCCATCATCGACGCGCTGCGCCGCAACATCGAGGTGTTCGTCGACTCGCTGAGCCAGGGCGACGCCAACAACGCGGCGCCAGTGAAGGACTGGCGCGGCAAGGTCGTCGGCTACCGCGACATCGACCACGCGGAGAGCGAGGGGCTGCCGTGGATCGAGGACCACCCGTTCGTGCGCGACGCGGTGGCGTTGAAGGCGCAGCTCGGCACGCTGCAGGCGCAGGGCGGCGGCGACGAGCCGGAGTCGCTGCTCGACGCGCTCTACACCATCGCGACGATGGAGGCGACGCCGAAGGGCGCGCAGAGCGAGGATCCCGGCAAGTGGCGCTACCGCAGCGAGGCGGCGCGCGTGGTCGTCGTCTTCACCGACGCGTCGTTCAAGGAGACGCTGCAGATCCCGCAGGCGAAGGGCGGCAGCCTGCAGGACGTGGCGAACGTGGTGATGGCGAACCGCATCATCCTCAGCCTGTTCGCGCCGAACTTCGAGGGCTACGACCGCCTGAGCCAGATCGACAAGTCGGAGTGGGAGGTGGTCGAGTACGAGGGCCTGTCGCCACAGGAGGCGCTGCAGAAGTACACGGCCGACGCGGCGAACTTCCGCACCACGCTCAAGCAGCTGGCGGCGAGCGTGTCGAAGTCGGCCGAGACCGTGGCGCTGTAG